Proteins from one Bifidobacterium sp. ESL0732 genomic window:
- a CDS encoding DUF6020 family protein translates to MSLALTDSSASTTGQASAKPRRPWYILLPLVVNLAAYIVLFPGIDSPDAADQRQQYAQWSFNKQHSILDTFFLGFIARNQLWLSNLLQVLIFSGCIVTALIVLARRVSRRATLVATLLWTFYPLFPAYAVSCTKDVLCAGFTLLLCVEVFEAIDTRGAALRHPWFLAGLAVTLFLTNEFRKNNFIFVFAIIIYLLIHFRHYWRQLVASLLAFAALSAAWGAYCDYGLKAKPSPTTEMLGVPLMQVGYIYYQNLHGSPQHLSPQANAYFTAIRPAQQWSSNYDEERLFVMSNKVPALTGKDLRPFLKNWSDVCFSNLGTCVAAYAKFEGSLVNPLQDTDDQYSILAAALHTDKAHAAQSKLAPIPHVIFNLAILDWALIALAVFAWRRGMHELLPLFLIPLSIGVSLMLSALAVQIRLMLGAIILIPFLAALVFGRDKRNGTSKTD, encoded by the coding sequence ATGAGTCTTGCTTTAACGGATTCCTCCGCATCCACAACCGGACAAGCCTCCGCAAAACCTCGCCGACCTTGGTACATCCTCCTGCCGCTGGTCGTCAACCTCGCAGCGTACATCGTCCTCTTTCCCGGCATAGACTCGCCCGACGCCGCCGACCAGCGCCAGCAATATGCTCAATGGTCCTTTAATAAGCAGCATTCCATCCTCGACACGTTCTTTCTGGGGTTCATCGCACGCAACCAGCTGTGGCTGAGCAACCTGCTGCAGGTGCTCATCTTCTCAGGCTGCATCGTCACAGCCCTGATCGTGCTGGCTCGCAGGGTGAGCCGCCGAGCAACCCTCGTAGCCACCTTGTTGTGGACGTTCTACCCGCTCTTCCCGGCCTACGCGGTCTCCTGCACCAAGGACGTGCTGTGCGCTGGGTTCACGCTGCTGCTGTGCGTGGAGGTTTTCGAGGCGATCGACACTAGAGGCGCGGCGCTGCGCCACCCATGGTTCCTCGCCGGTCTGGCCGTTACGCTTTTCCTGACCAACGAGTTCCGCAAGAACAATTTCATCTTCGTCTTCGCCATCATCATCTATCTGCTCATCCATTTCCGCCATTATTGGAGGCAGCTTGTCGCCTCGCTGCTCGCCTTCGCGGCCCTGAGCGCGGCCTGGGGCGCCTATTGCGACTACGGCCTGAAGGCCAAGCCCTCCCCCACCACCGAGATGCTCGGTGTGCCCCTGATGCAGGTTGGCTACATCTATTACCAGAACCTCCACGGTTCTCCGCAACACCTGAGCCCACAGGCCAACGCCTATTTCACCGCAATCCGCCCCGCCCAGCAGTGGTCGTCCAATTACGACGAGGAGCGCCTTTTCGTCATGAGCAACAAGGTGCCCGCGCTCACCGGCAAGGACCTGCGCCCGTTCCTGAAAAACTGGAGCGACGTGTGCTTCTCGAACCTCGGCACGTGCGTGGCCGCCTACGCCAAGTTCGAGGGCTCGCTAGTCAATCCGTTGCAGGACACTGACGACCAATACAGCATTTTGGCCGCCGCGCTGCACACCGACAAGGCCCACGCCGCGCAGTCCAAGCTGGCACCCATACCACACGTAATCTTCAATCTCGCGATTTTGGATTGGGCCCTGATTGCGCTGGCGGTTTTTGCATGGCGACGAGGTATGCACGAGCTGCTGCCGCTTTTCCTTATACCATTGAGCATCGGCGTCTCGTTGATGCTCTCCGCGCTGGCGGTGCAGATACGTCTGATGCTGGGCGCGATCATTCTGATTCCGTTCCTAGCGGCGCTGGTTTTCGGACGAGATAAGAGAAATGGAACGTCAAAGACGGACTAA
- a CDS encoding sugar phosphate nucleotidyltransferase yields MPDVSTQDKGFEDFYAIIPAGGTGSRLWPLSRGARPKFLYDLMGSGRTLIQSTFDRLARLAGPERIVVSTGWRHVAAVEAQLPELKESNIFAEPVPRDSTAAIALATAILARRHGEHIVVGSFAADHVIRGKDSFADAVRQAVAAARAGYVTTIGIAASRPSTAFGYIHQGRSLGNEIPGAPNARLVERFVEKPDSATAQAYLSTGEYRWNAGMFVMRADVLLDHLREYKPEMYDAISHIADAYMAVDQDDGADTAGNAEIAAAQYVGQEAAGVAGGKKNTEDAANGRDGSNGSESADDGMDDVCIVGDDIDAKVDDADNDAIDEAMATYWPGIEKIAFDYAVAEPLSVAGGVAMVPGDFGWDDIGDFNSVAALLPSTGARNIKILGDSDKVVSLDSAGDVVMPLTDRTIALLGVNDMVVADTPDALLIAPRARSQEVKDLVAYLDREGRDDIL; encoded by the coding sequence ATGCCGGATGTATCGACCCAGGATAAGGGTTTCGAGGATTTTTATGCCATCATCCCCGCTGGGGGCACAGGTTCAAGGCTTTGGCCGCTGAGCCGCGGGGCGAGGCCGAAGTTTCTTTACGATTTGATGGGCAGCGGGCGCACGCTGATCCAGTCCACGTTCGACCGGTTGGCGCGGCTTGCGGGCCCGGAACGCATCGTGGTAAGTACCGGCTGGCGGCACGTCGCGGCGGTCGAGGCGCAGCTGCCGGAACTCAAGGAATCGAACATTTTTGCGGAACCCGTACCGCGCGATTCGACTGCGGCCATTGCGCTGGCCACGGCCATTCTTGCCCGTCGTCATGGCGAACATATCGTCGTCGGCTCGTTTGCGGCCGATCATGTCATCCGTGGCAAGGATTCGTTCGCGGACGCTGTGCGCCAGGCGGTGGCAGCGGCGCGGGCCGGGTATGTGACGACCATCGGCATTGCAGCATCACGCCCGTCCACGGCTTTCGGATACATTCACCAAGGTCGTTCACTCGGCAACGAAATTCCAGGCGCTCCGAACGCTCGGTTAGTGGAACGTTTCGTCGAAAAGCCGGATTCCGCGACGGCTCAGGCCTATCTCTCCACCGGTGAATACCGCTGGAACGCCGGCATGTTCGTGATGCGTGCGGATGTTTTGCTCGATCATCTGCGCGAATACAAACCGGAAATGTATGACGCAATTTCGCATATCGCCGACGCCTATATGGCTGTGGACCAAGACGACGGTGCCGATACGGCTGGAAACGCGGAAATCGCGGCGGCGCAATATGTCGGTCAAGAAGCTGCGGGTGTTGCTGGCGGCAAGAAGAATACCGAAGATGCCGCGAATGGTCGGGACGGCAGCAACGGCAGTGAGAGCGCTGATGATGGCATGGATGACGTTTGCATTGTCGGAGATGATATTGACGCTAAAGTCGACGACGCCGACAATGACGCCATTGACGAAGCGATGGCAACTTACTGGCCGGGTATCGAAAAAATCGCGTTCGATTACGCGGTAGCCGAGCCGTTGAGCGTGGCCGGCGGCGTGGCCATGGTTCCCGGCGATTTCGGCTGGGACGATATCGGGGACTTCAATTCCGTAGCGGCGCTCCTGCCCAGCACCGGAGCGCGCAATATTAAGATTTTGGGAGACAGTGACAAGGTCGTGAGCCTCGATAGCGCCGGCGACGTGGTGATGCCGCTGACTGACCGCACCATCGCCCTGCTCGGCGTCAACGATATGGTCGTCGCCGATACCCCTGACGCGCTGCTTATTGCTCCGCGCGCCCGCAGTCAAGAGGTCAAGGATCTCGTTGCCTACCTCGACCGCGAAGGCCGTGACGATATCCTGTAG
- a CDS encoding LysR family transcriptional regulator gives MNLNDLEIFEAIIETGSLNKAAKALGYAQSNISARLKSLEHEFHTTLVERSAKGVEPTRIGKRLYRASLRITAELDDVRREAAGAPGDLLITEALMHYMMTNVPSFHPESYGTIVVRRQSNIVPEARRHQYKSVVAFVEMDELDNYRLMSTEVLEAAYLAAEDMVKNIPVGRVPLAGARYDKNYGTSNVRTQGDGTGEKMQPMFTPIPLDVPLLINHDKECAFRKRSLRDHMATRNSRRLMEVDSLETIVTMVEQGKGIALLPSYLTTQRKLRKLSMEPIRLQYRVYGEVE, from the coding sequence ATGAATCTCAACGATCTGGAGATTTTCGAAGCTATTATCGAAACCGGTTCGCTCAACAAGGCCGCAAAAGCGCTCGGCTACGCGCAATCGAATATCAGTGCCCGGCTCAAATCGCTGGAGCACGAGTTCCACACAACGTTGGTGGAGCGCAGCGCGAAAGGCGTGGAGCCGACCCGTATCGGCAAGAGGCTTTATCGTGCGTCGTTGCGCATTACTGCCGAACTCGACGACGTGCGGCGCGAGGCGGCGGGAGCTCCGGGCGACCTGCTGATTACCGAAGCGCTGATGCATTACATGATGACCAACGTGCCGTCGTTCCATCCGGAAAGTTATGGCACCATCGTCGTCCGTCGCCAAAGCAATATCGTTCCCGAGGCGCGGCGGCACCAGTACAAATCCGTAGTCGCGTTCGTGGAAATGGACGAACTCGACAATTATCGACTGATGAGCACCGAGGTGCTGGAAGCCGCTTACCTTGCCGCCGAGGACATGGTCAAGAATATTCCGGTCGGTCGGGTGCCGCTGGCTGGCGCAAGGTATGACAAGAATTACGGAACGAGTAACGTCAGGACGCAGGGTGACGGAACTGGTGAGAAAATGCAGCCGATGTTCACCCCGATACCGCTCGATGTACCGCTTCTGATCAATCACGATAAGGAATGCGCCTTCCGTAAGCGTTCGTTGCGCGACCATATGGCCACGCGCAATTCACGCCGCCTGATGGAGGTCGATTCGTTGGAAACCATCGTCACCATGGTGGAGCAGGGCAAGGGAATCGCACTACTGCCGTCATATCTCACTACACAGCGTAAGTTGCGCAAGCTCAGCATGGAGCCGATTCGTCTGCAATATCGTGTCTACGGCGAAGTGGAATAG
- the gap gene encoding type I glyceraldehyde-3-phosphate dehydrogenase, with translation MTVKIGINGFGRIGRLTFRRLFELKSDEAEIVAINDLTDPAMLAYLLQHDSVQGRFPAEVSSDETGIIVDGKHYTVYAERDAANIPWVANDGVELVVESTGFYTSTEKSSAHLKAGVKKVLVSAPAGDMPTVVYGVNQDILTADDRIISPGSCTTQSVALLAKPMNDRYGIRGGSMTTIHAYTASQSLTDGTKSKTPRSNRAAAENVIPHSTGAAKAIGLVIPELDGKLKGQARRVPVRSGSLTELSLVLDKAPTAEEINTMFREVTRDNDSFGYDDTGLVSSDMIGDTHGAIFDPTLTEVVPLGEGKGELVKVSAWYDNEYGFTCNMVRTLLHFVRL, from the coding sequence ATGACAGTGAAGATTGGTATTAACGGATTCGGTCGCATCGGCCGGCTCACGTTCCGCAGGCTTTTCGAACTCAAAAGCGACGAGGCCGAAATCGTCGCTATCAACGACCTGACCGACCCAGCGATGCTCGCCTATCTGCTGCAGCACGACAGCGTGCAGGGACGCTTCCCTGCCGAAGTTTCCAGCGACGAGACCGGCATCATCGTGGACGGCAAACACTATACCGTCTACGCCGAGCGCGACGCGGCGAACATCCCGTGGGTCGCGAACGATGGGGTCGAGTTGGTGGTGGAATCCACCGGTTTCTACACCAGCACCGAAAAATCCTCGGCACATTTGAAGGCGGGCGTCAAGAAGGTGCTCGTTTCCGCGCCGGCAGGTGACATGCCGACCGTGGTCTATGGCGTCAATCAGGACATTCTGACCGCCGACGACCGCATCATCTCCCCCGGCTCCTGCACCACGCAGTCCGTCGCGCTTCTGGCCAAGCCGATGAATGACCGATACGGCATCCGCGGCGGCTCGATGACCACGATCCACGCCTACACCGCCTCGCAGAGCCTGACCGACGGGACGAAGAGCAAAACCCCGCGCAGCAACCGCGCCGCCGCCGAAAACGTCATTCCCCATTCCACCGGCGCCGCCAAGGCCATCGGCTTGGTCATTCCCGAACTCGACGGAAAGCTCAAGGGCCAGGCACGCCGCGTTCCGGTTCGTTCCGGATCGTTGACCGAACTGTCGCTGGTGCTCGACAAGGCGCCTACGGCCGAGGAAATCAACACGATGTTCCGCGAGGTCACGCGCGACAACGATTCCTTCGGATACGACGACACTGGCCTGGTCTCCTCCGACATGATCGGCGACACCCACGGAGCGATCTTCGACCCGACCCTGACCGAAGTGGTCCCGCTTGGCGAGGGCAAAGGCGAGCTGGTGAAGGTCAGCGCCTGGTACGACAACGAATACGGCTTCACCTGCAACATGGTGCGCACCTTGCTACACTTCGTGAGGCTGTAA
- a CDS encoding class C sortase, whose product MFRDIVHIAGRHGANSRKGYSRFVVMADTCIIWLLVGLIFGSLAIGWDIREVAADNARRDGLRAQAAAEAWPKEKQKAQLAAALAYNRALADSPQATLGHDDDPGGKGYAGILDTGDGIMARVIIPTINVDLPIYHTITARVLEKGVGHMPDSSLPVGGASTRPVISAHNGLTGAKYFDDLPKLKQGDLIIIYTLGHEFDYRVSDIVTVRPDEVRRFTIERGKDLITLTTCTNGTASRLAVTAHRVPSSKPPYHDAGIAALGIPEALLAGLGTLWLGIGPVMMRNAWKQTRIVRHRRA is encoded by the coding sequence ATGTTTCGCGACATCGTTCATATCGCTGGCCGACATGGCGCGAACAGCCGAAAGGGTTACTCGCGTTTCGTCGTTATGGCGGACACGTGCATTATCTGGCTACTCGTCGGCCTCATTTTCGGAAGCCTCGCCATCGGTTGGGATATTCGCGAAGTCGCCGCCGACAACGCCCGGCGCGACGGACTCAGAGCTCAAGCCGCGGCCGAGGCCTGGCCCAAAGAAAAACAGAAAGCCCAACTCGCAGCAGCCCTTGCCTACAACAGAGCGCTCGCCGACTCGCCCCAGGCTACCTTAGGACATGACGATGACCCCGGCGGCAAGGGATACGCCGGCATTCTCGACACGGGCGACGGCATCATGGCGCGTGTCATCATACCTACTATCAACGTCGACCTGCCCATCTACCACACGATAACCGCCAGGGTCCTGGAAAAGGGCGTCGGACATATGCCCGACTCGTCCCTGCCTGTCGGCGGAGCGTCGACACGTCCCGTTATCAGCGCCCACAACGGGCTCACCGGTGCCAAATACTTCGACGATTTGCCAAAACTCAAGCAAGGCGACCTCATCATCATCTACACACTCGGGCACGAGTTCGACTACCGTGTCAGCGACATCGTCACCGTACGCCCCGACGAAGTGCGACGGTTCACCATCGAACGAGGCAAGGACCTCATCACCCTCACCACCTGCACCAACGGCACCGCCTCCCGCCTAGCCGTCACCGCGCACCGCGTGCCATCGAGCAAACCGCCGTACCATGATGCGGGAATTGCAGCATTGGGTATCCCTGAGGCTCTGTTGGCGGGCTTGGGGACTCTATGGCTTGGCATCGGCCCCGTCATGATGCGAAACGCATGGAAACAGACCCGGATAGTTCGACATAGGCGGGCTTAA
- a CDS encoding BspA family leucine-rich repeat surface protein, which produces MNGTVLKRVLTAAVGLVAVLSVTCGLAPAKNIALQAANSDSAQVSSDDQQDVNKGKTPTPQPKPAGKAPVTKKSGTSKTPQTQDGTCTVQPQTPIGINAYWSVDADCTMHLGSTSGVGTLPDNISSLRQFYPWLSSYRDLIAAVTIDNPVKLPQHAEHMFWSMGSLVSFTSAANLDASGLIYANGMFEECSNLAALDTSSWNLSALINATGMFEGCSSLAALDTSSWGLSALTSADSMFKNCSNLAALNTTSGWNLGALTNSREMFSSCSSLDTLDTSNWGFSALTDATYMFLSCSFTALNTTNWHLTALKNADYMFDSCSRLATLDTSNWGLAALTDATWMFFRCSSLTALNTTNWNLEALTDSWDMFYACSNLTTLDTSNWGLNALDYANSMFWGCSKLTTLDTSNWQLSSLTNAAIMFSGCSGLTTLDVANWRLPSLTHAEGMFSGCSSLVTLDTSNWGINAVIYAYSMFSRCSNLTAIDISTWNLSHVTDIDRMFSYCSHLDTLITGPNSYTHLGAGAYAFVDFSGESQFMRDNDPSTVTNIRTNGVASAPGTWRRVHAIATIHDSRGILPDWTGYETATYTPTLPTHSGNNPRLLGFKTAGGTEYAPSYHGSLIGPSEWTSGQNSATSYVLTPQWLDLLSHLATTGGHRPLVVTFAIGAIGLMMAGIGLALRQRRHA; this is translated from the coding sequence ATGAACGGTACTGTATTGAAGCGGGTTCTCACGGCCGCCGTAGGTCTCGTCGCAGTTTTGTCGGTGACCTGCGGCTTGGCCCCGGCCAAGAACATCGCTTTGCAGGCTGCCAACAGCGACAGTGCGCAGGTATCATCCGATGACCAGCAGGATGTCAATAAAGGCAAGACACCGACCCCGCAACCGAAACCGGCGGGCAAGGCACCAGTGACGAAGAAGAGCGGCACGAGCAAGACTCCGCAGACGCAGGACGGCACCTGCACCGTCCAGCCGCAGACACCCATCGGTATCAATGCGTACTGGTCGGTCGATGCCGATTGCACCATGCACCTCGGATCGACGAGCGGAGTCGGTACGCTGCCGGACAACATCAGCAGCCTTCGGCAGTTCTATCCGTGGCTTTCTTCGTATCGTGACCTTATTGCTGCTGTCACCATCGACAACCCTGTAAAACTTCCGCAGCACGCAGAGCACATGTTCTGGTCTATGGGCAGTCTTGTTAGCTTCACTTCCGCGGCGAATTTGGATGCTTCAGGACTTATCTACGCCAATGGCATGTTCGAGGAGTGTTCTAATCTTGCAGCCCTCGACACGTCGAGTTGGAATCTTTCCGCGTTGATTAATGCTACCGGCATGTTCGAGGGCTGTTCCAGTCTCGCTGCGCTTGATACGTCGAGCTGGGGTCTTTCCGCGTTGACCAGTGCTGACAGCATGTTTAAGAACTGCTCCAATCTTGCTGCGCTTAATACAACATCGGGCTGGAACCTTGGGGCGCTGACCAATAGTCGAGAAATGTTTTCTAGCTGTTCCAGCTTGGACACGCTTGACACGTCGAATTGGGGTTTTTCTGCGCTGACCGACGCAACGTATATGTTCCTAAGCTGCAGCTTTACTGCACTCAACACGACAAATTGGCATCTCACTGCGCTGAAAAACGCCGACTATATGTTTGACAGCTGTTCCAGACTCGCTACGCTTGACACGTCGAATTGGGGTCTCGCTGCGTTGACCGATGCCACTTGGATGTTTTTCAGGTGCTCCAGTCTTACTGCACTCAACACGACGAATTGGAATCTTGAGGCGTTGACCGACAGTTGGGATATGTTTTATGCTTGTTCTAACCTAACTACGCTTGACACGTCGAATTGGGGTCTTAACGCACTGGACTATGCCAATAGTATGTTTTGGGGTTGCTCCAAGCTCACTACGCTTGACACGTCGAATTGGCAACTTTCTTCTTTGACTAACGCTGCTATCATGTTCAGCGGGTGTTCCGGTCTCACTACACTTGACGTGGCAAACTGGCGTCTTCCATCTCTGACGCATGCAGAAGGCATGTTCAGCGGGTGTTCCAGCCTCGTCACGCTCGATACGTCGAACTGGGGTATCAACGCAGTGATCTATGCATATAGTATGTTCAGCCGGTGTTCCAACCTCACTGCGATTGATATCTCAACTTGGAATCTTTCCCATGTGACCGATATCGATCGCATGTTCAGTTACTGTTCTCATCTTGATACTCTTATTACCGGCCCAAACTCATACACCCATCTTGGAGCTGGAGCTTACGCCTTCGTCGACTTTAGCGGCGAATCCCAATTCATGCGTGACAACGACCCATCCACTGTCACCAATATCCGCACAAACGGAGTGGCATCTGCACCCGGCACCTGGCGTCGCGTCCATGCGATTGCCACTATTCACGACAGCCGCGGTATTCTTCCCGACTGGACCGGTTACGAAACCGCGACCTACACTCCTACACTGCCGACGCATTCGGGCAACAATCCGAGACTTCTCGGATTCAAAACCGCGGGCGGCACCGAATACGCGCCCAGCTACCATGGCTCTCTTATCGGGCCGTCCGAATGGACCTCTGGGCAAAACAGCGCCACGTCCTACGTGCTGACGCCTCAATGGCTCGATCTGCTCTCGCATCTCGCCACCACCGGCGGTCACCGTCCACTCGTCGTGACATTTGCCATAGGAGCCATAGGTTTGATGATGGCCGGCATCGGTCTGGCGCTGCGTCAACGTCGCCATGCGTAA
- a CDS encoding MDR family MFS transporter: MADQESEMQKDGQRNAPDSQTESGQESGSFTSSITPRQRGLMMAVLLLGSFTALMAETFLNNALPTIMGAFSVSQATAQWLTTAYLLVVGLMIPMSAWVFESFNLRTTFVTLMAVFFVGSIVCIFAPNFWVLLAGRIVEAIAAGGLMPFIQNVILMMFPPEKRGMAMGVTGLVIGFGPAVGPTISGLILKVSGWKMLFIILAVASFITAILALPAVRNLTSPHHSTTDVISFAESIFGFGLILYALSEVGNTGRITVMLAVLFIVGVVIMALFCVRQLKLSKPLLDLHVFSNARFDLCTLLSTISNIAMVGIELVLPLYLQTTRGESALASGLVMMPGALVMVVCNPISGALYDKLGIKKLSLFGCLMLLLGSVPMLWFSAKTSLALIGLCYALRMVGISFTMMTTFTAGINLSSARLTAHANAASSTVRQVGGSLGTALAMLVISLAATSQASAGKAAAQAIGYNWGFILMVVFAIVGLVASFFLPNIVAEREAIAAENK; the protein is encoded by the coding sequence ATGGCAGATCAGGAATCGGAAATGCAGAAGGACGGGCAGCGGAACGCTCCGGACTCGCAGACTGAGTCTGGGCAGGAAAGCGGCAGCTTCACTTCGTCAATTACCCCGAGGCAGCGTGGGCTGATGATGGCGGTGCTATTGCTTGGCTCGTTCACGGCGCTTATGGCCGAAACATTTCTCAACAACGCGCTGCCTACAATCATGGGTGCGTTTTCGGTAAGCCAGGCTACCGCGCAATGGCTCACAACCGCCTACTTACTGGTGGTCGGTCTGATGATTCCGATGTCGGCGTGGGTGTTCGAGTCCTTTAACCTGCGCACCACGTTCGTCACGTTGATGGCCGTTTTCTTCGTCGGCTCGATAGTCTGTATTTTCGCGCCGAACTTCTGGGTACTGCTCGCGGGCCGCATCGTCGAGGCCATCGCGGCCGGCGGACTTATGCCGTTCATCCAGAATGTCATCCTGATGATGTTCCCGCCCGAAAAGCGTGGCATGGCCATGGGCGTCACAGGCTTGGTCATCGGTTTCGGCCCGGCGGTAGGTCCCACCATTTCCGGTCTGATCCTTAAAGTCTCAGGCTGGAAGATGCTCTTTATTATTCTCGCCGTCGCCAGTTTCATCACGGCCATACTCGCCCTGCCAGCCGTTCGCAACCTCACCTCGCCGCACCACAGCACGACTGATGTCATCTCGTTCGCCGAGTCCATTTTCGGCTTTGGCCTCATTCTTTACGCGCTTTCCGAAGTCGGCAACACCGGGCGGATTACGGTGATGCTCGCGGTGCTGTTCATCGTCGGTGTGGTCATCATGGCGCTGTTCTGCGTCCGCCAGTTGAAGCTTTCCAAGCCGCTGCTTGACCTCCACGTTTTCAGCAACGCACGCTTCGACCTGTGCACGCTTTTAAGCACCATCTCGAACATCGCTATGGTCGGCATCGAACTGGTGCTGCCGCTTTATCTGCAGACTACGCGTGGTGAATCGGCTCTCGCCAGCGGCCTGGTGATGATGCCGGGCGCTTTGGTCATGGTGGTCTGCAACCCGATTTCCGGAGCGCTATACGACAAGCTTGGCATCAAGAAACTCTCGCTGTTTGGATGCTTGATGCTCTTGCTCGGCTCGGTGCCGATGCTCTGGTTCAGTGCGAAAACGAGCCTGGCTCTGATCGGCCTGTGCTATGCGCTGCGCATGGTCGGCATCTCCTTCACTATGATGACCACCTTCACCGCCGGCATCAACTTGAGCTCGGCCCGCCTCACCGCCCATGCCAACGCCGCTTCGTCCACGGTACGTCAGGTCGGGGGATCACTGGGTACAGCGCTCGCGATGCTGGTCATCTCGCTGGCCGCCACCTCACAAGCCTCGGCCGGCAAGGCGGCGGCGCAGGCCATCGGCTACAACTGGGGTTTCATCCTCATGGTCGTTTTCGCGATCGTCGGCCTTGTCGCCTCGTTCTTCCTCCCGAACATCGTTGCGGAACGTGAGGCCATTGCCGCCGAGAACAAGTGA
- a CDS encoding MarR family winged helix-turn-helix transcriptional regulator, with translation MKDAEIDANGVDSLGPLIKVANTLIEKELNNRVASMFEGYSLTGPQITLMVYLHDAHGHAVTQREIADRFVLSHPTIRGIVKRLEGSGLINTSQLESDRRQILLGLTVEGRRLMDAHINDIHGVMKQINTMITDGLSGAEQEKLVAALKRIVANFSEDSAQ, from the coding sequence ATGAAAGATGCGGAAATCGATGCAAACGGAGTTGATAGCTTGGGGCCGCTGATCAAGGTGGCGAATACCTTGATTGAGAAGGAGCTCAACAACCGTGTCGCTTCGATGTTCGAGGGCTACAGCCTCACCGGGCCGCAGATTACGTTGATGGTGTACCTGCACGACGCGCACGGGCATGCCGTCACCCAGCGCGAGATTGCGGATCGGTTTGTGTTGAGTCATCCTACGATTCGTGGCATCGTCAAGCGCTTGGAGGGTTCAGGGCTTATTAACACGTCGCAGCTGGAAAGTGATCGGCGGCAGATTTTGCTTGGTCTCACCGTTGAAGGGCGGCGGTTGATGGATGCGCATATTAACGATATTCATGGCGTGATGAAGCAAATTAACACAATGATTACCGATGGCTTGTCGGGAGCTGAGCAGGAGAAATTGGTAGCCGCGCTCAAACGTATCGTCGCGAACTTTTCGGAAGATTCGGCGCAATGA
- a CDS encoding LysR substrate-binding domain-containing protein, with amino-acid sequence MQFQQLKYVVAVAEERNFTRAAERCLVGQSALSHQIRALEEELGVELFARTSRRVELTQAGEAFLPHAKECLKQMSAAKRSVATETIEGSLTIGVISTATAIDFPEVLSRFHAVHPAVGISLQSGGSDVFIEQIRKGSMDVALLGVSADTDLHGLRKHELMRERLVAVLPVDHRLVGKRSLRLSELAQEPFIDFPAGGPGRRQTDLAFRKANLARTVTFEAMEVGLMVELAAHGLGVALLPPGSVPASPGIRAVPVIDGPTRVQYLAWSQYNSTAAAQAFVDDCISFADPLLSLSRSSKSD; translated from the coding sequence ATGCAGTTCCAGCAATTGAAATATGTGGTTGCGGTGGCCGAGGAACGTAATTTCACGCGTGCTGCCGAACGTTGCCTTGTCGGCCAATCGGCGCTCAGCCATCAGATTCGGGCCCTCGAAGAAGAACTTGGCGTCGAACTGTTCGCTCGGACCAGCCGTAGGGTCGAACTGACGCAAGCGGGCGAGGCGTTTCTGCCTCATGCCAAGGAATGCCTCAAGCAAATGAGCGCGGCGAAACGTTCTGTTGCGACGGAAACCATAGAAGGTTCCTTGACGATCGGTGTGATTTCGACGGCTACCGCAATTGATTTTCCTGAAGTGCTCAGCCGTTTCCATGCGGTTCATCCGGCCGTCGGAATCAGCCTGCAATCGGGAGGTTCCGATGTCTTCATCGAACAGATCAGAAAGGGTTCGATGGATGTCGCATTGCTGGGTGTGAGCGCGGATACCGATTTGCATGGTTTGCGCAAGCATGAGCTCATGCGTGAGCGGCTCGTCGCCGTTTTGCCGGTTGATCATCGTTTAGTTGGCAAGAGGAGCCTGCGTCTTTCGGAACTCGCGCAAGAACCGTTTATCGATTTTCCGGCAGGTGGCCCCGGACGCAGGCAGACGGATTTGGCGTTCCGCAAGGCCAATCTCGCCCGCACTGTGACGTTTGAGGCGATGGAAGTCGGGCTCATGGTTGAGCTGGCCGCGCACGGTCTGGGCGTCGCCCTTTTGCCGCCGGGTTCCGTCCCCGCTTCGCCCGGCATACGTGCGGTGCCGGTAATCGACGGGCCTACGCGAGTGCAATATCTTGCATGGAGCCAGTACAATTCCACTGCTGCAGCCCAAGCGTTCGTAGATGATTGCATTTCTTTCGCCGACCCACTTCTCTCGCTTTCTCGTTCGTCAAAGAGCGACTAG